The segment CTAACCCATCGCCCTGGTTACTGGCTGCAACTATTCGGAAGATGGCAAACCGGAGGAGGTTAAGTACCAGACGACGGACGTACAACCGTTCTTCGCATCGGGAAGTACTTTCATCGCGCCGCTAATCAATCGGTGGGGCGCCGACTATGAGAAAACCCACAAGGTTCATGTTAACTATCATCCAATCGGAAGCGGTGGTGGAATCAAGAACCTACGGGAAGGAGTAGGAGCATTCGCAGCGAGTGACGCTCCACTCAGCGACGGTGACCTCAAAGGGATGCCCGAAATTGTGCAGATTCCCGTTACTGCAGGTCCCGTTTGTGTCATCTATAACGTTCCGGGGTTAGGCTCCCAGCTGAAACTCAGCGGGAAGACCCTTGCAGGGATCTTTGCCGGTAACATCATCAGCTGGGAGGACCCGGCAATTGCCAGAGAGAATCCAGGAATCAAGCTGCCCCACGCCGCGATAGTCGTTGTCCATCGTTCTGATGGAAGTGGTACAACAGCGATCTTCACCAACTATCTCAGCAAAGTCAGCCCCGAATGGCTCAGCAAGTTCGGCAACGGACTCTCCGTGCAGTGGCAGTCGGGCATTGGGGGGGATGGAAGCAGCGTGGTCATCAACACAGTCAAACATACCCCGGGAACGATCGGCTACACCGAGCTCAGCTATGCGAAGCAAGAGAGCGTAGCGGTCGCTGCAATCCAAAACAGGGCTGGCGAGTATGTTACGCCCAGCCCGAAAAGTGCCTTTCTCGCGGTAAACGCCTTCACGAGCGAACTCGCGAACGACCTGCGAACACCAATCGTCGATCCACCCGCAACCGCCAAGGGAGCTTATCCGATAAGCGGATTGTCGTTCATTCTGATCCCGAAAGACAATACG is part of the Tunturibacter empetritectus genome and harbors:
- the pstS gene encoding phosphate ABC transporter substrate-binding protein PstS, whose protein sequence is MVTGCNYSEDGKPEEVKYQTTDVQPFFASGSTFIAPLINRWGADYEKTHKVHVNYHPIGSGGGIKNLREGVGAFAASDAPLSDGDLKGMPEIVQIPVTAGPVCVIYNVPGLGSQLKLSGKTLAGIFAGNIISWEDPAIARENPGIKLPHAAIVVVHRSDGSGTTAIFTNYLSKVSPEWLSKFGNGLSVQWQSGIGGDGSSVVINTVKHTPGTIGYTELSYAKQESVAVAAIQNRAGEYVTPSPKSAFLAVNAFTSELANDLRTPIVDPPATAKGAYPISGLSFILIPKDNTHGRGEQQALRDFLGYSLSTGQDVAEQLSYTKLPPQVQQQGEALLTQLTESGKPTK